In the genome of Gallus gallus isolate bGalGal1 chromosome 21, bGalGal1.mat.broiler.GRCg7b, whole genome shotgun sequence, one region contains:
- the DFFB gene encoding DNA fragmentation factor subunit beta: protein MAAPLRGFRLRRPGSAQKFGAAAGSLRGLLRKGCRLLQLPLAGSRLCLYEDGTELSEAFFRTLPPQTELVLLRPGESWPGCCGDVERFLAALCSRTDAVVEAARRLLEDERAPRRQRLLADLIHNLSGDSAAERRDEDGKWFEGLESRFKNKSSYMRYSCESRIRSYMKEVSNFISNVHPTARDAYKRILDLMSDKLKSVKYNGSYFDRTEEEAAMRLCTKEGWFSCQGPFDRDDCPCKHSINPYTNRESRILFSTWNLDHIIEKKRSVVPELAEAVKTRDGREVNWEYFYQLLFTMNNLKLVHIACHKKTNHNLSCDKTKIYRKRKQTHEIS, encoded by the exons ATGGCGGCTCCGCTGAGGGGGTTCCGCCTCCGCCGCCCCGGCAGCGCGCAGAAGTTCGGGGCGGCGGCCGGGAGCCTGCGTGGGCTGCTGCGGAAGGGCTGCCGGCTGCTGCAG CTCCCGTTGGCAGGCAGCCGGCTGTGCCTCTACGAGGACGGGACGGAGCTGAGCGAGGCGTTCTTCCGCACGCTGCCGCCGCAGAcggagctggtgctgctgcgGCCCGGGGAGAGCTGGCCGGGCT GCTGCGGGGACGTGGAGCGCTTCCTGGCCGCGCTGTGCAGCCGGACGGACGCGGTGGTGGAGGCCGCGCGGCGGCTGCTGGAGGACGAGCGGGCGCCCCgcaggcagaggctgctggCGGATCTCATCCACAACCTGAGCGGGGACAGCGCGGCCGAGCGCCGGGACGAGGACGGGAAGTGGTTCGAGG GTCTCGAATCTCGTTTTAAGAACAAATCGAGCTATATGCGGTACAGCTGTGAAAGCAGAATACGAAGCTACATGAAAGAG gttagtaattttatttcaaatgttcaTCCTACAGCGAGAGATGCATATAAAAGGATACTTGACCTGATGTCAGATAAACTGAAATCTGTGAAGTATAACGGCAGCTACTTTGACAGGACAGAGGAGGAGGCGGCGATGCGCCTGTGCACAAAGGAGGGATGGTTCTCTTGTCAG GGCCCTTTTGACAGAGATGACTGCCCATGTAAGCATTCTATCAACCCCTACACTAACAGGGAAAGCAGAATCCTCTTCAGCACCTGGAATCTCGATCACAT AATAGAAAAGAAACGTAGTGTTGTCCCAGAACTGGCAGAAGCTGTCAAAACACGAGATGGAAGAGAAGTGAACTGGGAGTACTTTTATCAGCTATTGTTTACAATGAATAATCTAAAACTTGTACATATTGCTTGCCACAAGAAAACCAATCATAATCTCAGCTGTGACAAAACTAAAATTTacaggaaaaggaagcaaacCCATGAGATTTCATAG
- the DFFB gene encoding DNA fragmentation factor subunit beta isoform X3, protein MQASAARMRTAAGGRESGRRSYGGSAEGVPPPPPRQRAEVRGGGREPAWAAAEGLPAAAGCGDVERFLAALCSRTDAVVEAARRLLEDERAPRRQRLLADLIHNLSGDSAAERRDEDGKWFEGLESRFKNKSSYMRYSCESRIRSYMKEVSNFISNVHPTARDAYKRILDLMSDKLKSVKYNGSYFDRTEEEAAMRLCTKEGWFSCQGPFDRDDCPCKHSINPYTNRESRILFSTWNLDHIIEKKRSVVPELAEAVKTRDGREVNWEYFYQLLFTMNNLKLVHIACHKKTNHNLSCDKTKIYRKRKQTHEIS, encoded by the exons ATGCAGGCCTCTGCGGCGCGCATGCGCAcagcggcgggcgggcgggagAGCGGCAGGCGCAGCTATGGCGGCTCCGCTGAGGGGGTTCCGCCTCCGCCGCCCCGGCAGCGCGCAGAAGTTCGGGGCGGCGGCCGGGAGCCTGCGTGGGCTGCTGCGGAAGGGCTGCCGGCTGCTGCAG GCTGCGGGGACGTGGAGCGCTTCCTGGCCGCGCTGTGCAGCCGGACGGACGCGGTGGTGGAGGCCGCGCGGCGGCTGCTGGAGGACGAGCGGGCGCCCCgcaggcagaggctgctggCGGATCTCATCCACAACCTGAGCGGGGACAGCGCGGCCGAGCGCCGGGACGAGGACGGGAAGTGGTTCGAGG GTCTCGAATCTCGTTTTAAGAACAAATCGAGCTATATGCGGTACAGCTGTGAAAGCAGAATACGAAGCTACATGAAAGAG gttagtaattttatttcaaatgttcaTCCTACAGCGAGAGATGCATATAAAAGGATACTTGACCTGATGTCAGATAAACTGAAATCTGTGAAGTATAACGGCAGCTACTTTGACAGGACAGAGGAGGAGGCGGCGATGCGCCTGTGCACAAAGGAGGGATGGTTCTCTTGTCAG GGCCCTTTTGACAGAGATGACTGCCCATGTAAGCATTCTATCAACCCCTACACTAACAGGGAAAGCAGAATCCTCTTCAGCACCTGGAATCTCGATCACAT AATAGAAAAGAAACGTAGTGTTGTCCCAGAACTGGCAGAAGCTGTCAAAACACGAGATGGAAGAGAAGTGAACTGGGAGTACTTTTATCAGCTATTGTTTACAATGAATAATCTAAAACTTGTACATATTGCTTGCCACAAGAAAACCAATCATAATCTCAGCTGTGACAAAACTAAAATTTacaggaaaaggaagcaaacCCATGAGATTTCATAG
- the C1orf174 gene encoding UPF0688 protein C1orf174 homolog, producing the protein MAAGGQARAEAANGAGGGRSRQTSSHKAAGKRPSKRLKCERNSRVKSGLEGCMCGIENPPTPEAPAEGSPSKGTGDRHVIQLEKSESIPETGGEKQEKEHGISSKPPAGKSSSAPSKTESSENLQDCACREEESSCESLLLEGTCLKDEDVPKKLAELDNSAFLDEDSNQPMPLDRFFGNIDFIQDQPAAVLPSTTMSRREYRRLHFIAKEDEEEDEDVL; encoded by the exons atggcggcgggcGGGCAGGCGCGAGCTGAGGCGGCGAATGGGGCAGGCGGCGGGAGGAGCCGGCAG acTTCTTCACACAAAGCAGCTGGCAAACGGCCCTCCAAGAGGCTAAAATGCGAAAGAAACAGTCGGGTGAAGTCAGGATTGGAAGGCTGTATGTGTGGGATTGAGAACCCTCCTACACCTGAAGCGCCTGCTGAGGGCTCGCCTTCAAAAGGTACAGGAGATCGCCATGTAATTCAACTGGAAAAAAGTGAAAGCATCCCAGAGACTGGTggagaaaaacaggagaaggaaCATGGTATCTCTTCAAAGCCACCTGCAGGGAAATCGAGTAGTGCTCCTTCAAAAACAGAGAGCAGTGAGAATCTGCAAGATTGtgcctgcagggaggaggagagcagctgtgAGAGCTTGCTTTTGGAAGGGACCTGCTTGAAGGATGAAGACGTCCCCAAGAAATTAGCAGAACTAGATAACAGTGCTTTCTTGGATGAAGACAGTAACCAGCCGATGCCATTGGATCGGTTCTTTGGAAACATCGACTTTATACAG GATCAGCCAGCAGCTGTACTCCCGAGCACAACAATGAGCAGGAGGGAATACAGAAGGCTGCATTTCATCGCcaaggaagatgaggaggaggacgaggatGTTCTCTAG
- the DFFB gene encoding DNA fragmentation factor subunit beta isoform X4, with protein MAAPLRGFRLRRPGSAQKFGAAAGSLRGLLRKGCRLLQLPLAGSRLCLYEDGTELSEAFFRTLPPQTELVLLRPGESWPGCCGDVERFLAALCSRTDAVVEAARRLLEDERAPRRQRLLADLIHNLSGDSAAERRDEDGKWFEARDAYKRILDLMSDKLKSVKYNGSYFDRTEEEAAMRLCTKEGWFSCQGPFDRDDCPCKHSINPYTNRESRILFSTWNLDHIIEKKRSVVPELAEAVKTRDGREVNWEYFYQLLFTMNNLKLVHIACHKKTNHNLSCDKTKIYRKRKQTHEIS; from the exons ATGGCGGCTCCGCTGAGGGGGTTCCGCCTCCGCCGCCCCGGCAGCGCGCAGAAGTTCGGGGCGGCGGCCGGGAGCCTGCGTGGGCTGCTGCGGAAGGGCTGCCGGCTGCTGCAG CTCCCGTTGGCAGGCAGCCGGCTGTGCCTCTACGAGGACGGGACGGAGCTGAGCGAGGCGTTCTTCCGCACGCTGCCGCCGCAGAcggagctggtgctgctgcgGCCCGGGGAGAGCTGGCCGGGCT GCTGCGGGGACGTGGAGCGCTTCCTGGCCGCGCTGTGCAGCCGGACGGACGCGGTGGTGGAGGCCGCGCGGCGGCTGCTGGAGGACGAGCGGGCGCCCCgcaggcagaggctgctggCGGATCTCATCCACAACCTGAGCGGGGACAGCGCGGCCGAGCGCCGGGACGAGGACGGGAAGTGGTTCGAGG CGAGAGATGCATATAAAAGGATACTTGACCTGATGTCAGATAAACTGAAATCTGTGAAGTATAACGGCAGCTACTTTGACAGGACAGAGGAGGAGGCGGCGATGCGCCTGTGCACAAAGGAGGGATGGTTCTCTTGTCAG GGCCCTTTTGACAGAGATGACTGCCCATGTAAGCATTCTATCAACCCCTACACTAACAGGGAAAGCAGAATCCTCTTCAGCACCTGGAATCTCGATCACAT AATAGAAAAGAAACGTAGTGTTGTCCCAGAACTGGCAGAAGCTGTCAAAACACGAGATGGAAGAGAAGTGAACTGGGAGTACTTTTATCAGCTATTGTTTACAATGAATAATCTAAAACTTGTACATATTGCTTGCCACAAGAAAACCAATCATAATCTCAGCTGTGACAAAACTAAAATTTacaggaaaaggaagcaaacCCATGAGATTTCATAG